CTGAAAGCAGAATCTGCGGCAACGATGATTTCCCCGCCGGCTGGATGGGGCTGGATATCGGACCGAAAACCGTCGCCCGGTTCAGCGAGGTGTTGAGCAAAGCCGGTACCGTGGTATGGAACGGCCCCATGGGGGTATTCGAATTCGACGCCTTTGCCAAAGGAACCTTTGCCGTGGCGCAGGTTCTGGCCGATTCAAAGGCGGTTTCCATCATCGGCGGCGGGGATTCGGCGGCGGCGGCCAAAAAATCCGGACTGGCGGACAGGATGACGCATATTTCCACGGGCGGCGGCGCTTCGCTGGAGTTTCTTGAAGGGAAAGAGCTTCCGGGCATTGTTGCCTTGACCGACAAGTGACCGGCCTGCCACTGCCTGGCCGGATTTTTCAAAATCCCGTTTATGGCAATCGTCCATCCTGCTTTTTCGGGTGAAAGAAACTTAACGTGTGTTTCGCGCCGGGCCGGCGCCGAAGCATGGCATACATTGTTCAGAGGGAGAAGATGCGCAGACCCTTTATTGCCGGAAACTGGAAGCTGCACAAGACGACCGCGGAAGCTGTTACCCTGGTGAAAGCCCTCGAGGCCGGACTGGCCGATGTCACCGACCGCGACATTGTTGTCGCGCCGGTTTTTACGGTCCTGACATCCGTGTCATCGGCTCTGGGCGATAGCAATATCGCTGTAGCCGCCCAGAACTGTTTTCCGGAAATGCAAGGGGCCTATACCGGGGAAGTCTCCCCCTGCTCCTCAAAGATGCCGGGTGCCGTTATGTTATTGTCGGTCATTCGGAGCGGCGGCAACTGTTTGGCGAGACGGACGGTTTTATCAATCGCAAACTCAAGGCGGTGGTCGATACGGGGCTGACAGCGATATTCTGTGTCGGTGAAACCCTGGAGGAGCGCGAGCAGGGGCGCACTTTCGAGGTTCTTGAAAAGCAGTTGCGCGGTGGCCTGGAAAACCTCCTTAGAGACGCCATGGCAAGGGTTGTGGTGGCGTATGAGCCTGTCTGGGCGATCGGTACGGGAAAAACCGCCAGCGCTGCGCAGGCGCAGCAGGCGCATGCCTTTATCCGGGATTTGCTATCCAGGCTGTACGACGCCGATCTTGCTTGCAGGATCCGCATTGTGTATGGGGGAAGCGTCAAACCTGACAATGTTGACGGGCTCCTGAGTCAACAGGATATTGACGGTGCCCTGGTTGGTGGCGCCAGTCTCAAGGCTGAGGATTTTATCCGCATTGTCCGTTTCCTGCCTTCCTGAGGCAGAGCGAAATGCACAGATGGCTCAGCGCTTTTCCCCGATTTTTTGCCGGAGCCGGTTTTTCCTTCATGAAAGCCTCGCGTAGCGGCCTCGCCTGTAGAAGTGAGACCCAGCCGGCATAGGGGCTTTTCATTCGCCGGTTTATGTGCTAAGTTCGGCCTTTCCGAAAAACTTACTCGTCAGGAGTTGATGAAGATGGTGACCCTTTTAATCGTTTTACACGTCCTGGTTTGTATAGCTCTCATCGCTATCGTTCTGCTGCAGGGTGGCAAAGGTGCGGAGGTCGGCGCGGCCTTCGGTGGCGGCGGCAGCCAGACGGTCTTTGGAGCGCGCGGTGGCGCCAGTTTCATGGGCAAGCTCACCACCGGAGCAGCGGTCGTGTTCATGCTGACCAGCCTGGTATTGGCCTATTTTTACAAAATTCCGGGTGTCGAAAGCATCATGCCTGCCAGCATGACGACTCCGGCGGCCGTGGAACAGGGTGGCCCTGCCGAAGCGGCTCCCGCAGCCAGCGTCCCGGCGCAGGAGTCTGGTCCGTCTGCAGACTAGTATCCATCCGGAAGCTCCGGATGAAAACAAAGTAAATGCGTTTTCAACCCAATTTCATGTTGACAGATTTTTGTCAAAACAGTATAAAGTTCTTCGCTTAACGCCGAAGTGGTGGAACTGGTAGACACACCATCTTGAGGGGTGGCGGGCGAAAGCCCATGCGAGTTCGAGTCTCGCCTTCGGCACCAGAAATTATCAAGGCCCGCAATCAGCGAGATTGCGGGCCTTGTTTTTTTTAGCCGTTTGGATGTCCGGGTGTCGAAGGGCGTAAAATATTACGGATTTACCTGGGTATCATTATGCAGGACAGGGAACAACCGAGAGACCGTGCTTTTTCTACCGGAAAGAAATCATCCCGCGCCTGTCCGGTTTTGGCTTGAGTGGTTACCTTGATGAGATTGAAGCCGCCGATTTCAAGAGCCTTGGCAACAGAGGATGAATCCGCTTGTGGCGATTTGGATTCATTGACAGCGACGCAGCATGCTTCGTGGCATGCGAGTATGGCAAAACGGCCCTGTCTCCACGGGCGAAAATCGCCCTGCGGGGTTTTGAACGCCATGGCGCTCATGCAACGTTCAAAAAGTCTCTCAACTGCTATGTGGATGTCCTGAGGCGAAGCCTGGAGGCCGATGATCAGGGCATCTGCGGAGAACATGGAGCGAGCAACGGCATGCGCGTCATCCTCGGGTAAAACACACTCGCCGCATGGAAAACACTTGTGGCATTTTTGACAGGACTGGATAGCCAGGCCATGAAGGTTGATCCAGGCGATTTCATGAGGGGCGGGTATGCCGTCACAGATTCCCTTGAGCAGATCCTGTGTGGCCGATTTTTCATCGCTGCAACCATTCAGAACGAGAACTTTCATGGAATCCCCCATTGACCCTTCGCAGTACGGCTACGACTGCATCTAAAGCCAGGTGCCAATATTCTGAACCTTTATGTCTTTGAAAAAATCAATTTTCAAACTATAGCCAGAAGCATCGAGGATGCAACTGTCGGGTGGGAATTTTTCCGGGCAGACGGCTGAAGCGCCTTTTTGCGCCGAGAGTGCGCCCGATCAGCCGATCAATTGCTGTATTTACTCCGCCATTTCAATCCCGTTACGGCGGCTGTAGTCCGTGAGGACCCCGAGTTGTTCGGCCCGGAATTTGATTTTGCACACTGCGGTTGCTGAAGAAAATCCGTGAAGAGACTCACAAAGATATGGATTGCTGCAGATGACGGGGCGGTTGTTGTCTTTCGCGATTGCGAATCTTTTAAAAATGAGGGGATATCAAGGTTTGTAACGTAATGTAAGAAAACCGGGCTGTTCGTCATGACGATCAGCCCGGTTGCGCAATCGAAAACAATACTATCTAGTTTTCATCCGGAAACGGCCCTTTTTCGCCATGACGGCGTCAATCCGCAGGCTTGCTTGTGCGGCGTACCGATGTACGCCTCCGCGCAACCCCTTGATTCCCTTGCCACAACGAAAAATTGCTCGTTTCCCATATGAAAACTACGCTGTATCCATCCGGAATTTCCGGATGGATACTATCTAAAGAGGGCCTATTTGGTGCGGGCCGGTATGGTGCCTTCTTCATCCGAAATGATGATTTCCACCCTGCGGTTCATCTGACGGCCGGCAGTCGTGTTGTTGGTGGCCACCGGGAAGTCCTCTCCATAACCATGAATTTCAATGCGTGACGCTTCTATCCCCTTGTCGATCAAAGCACGGCGCACGGCAAGGGCACGCCGTTCGGACAGAACCTGGTTGTATTCCGCGCTACCAGTGCTGTCGGTAAATCCTTCGATCATTACCTTGCGTGTGGGGTATTCCGTCAGGAATGCGGCCAGTTTATCGACCGTGACGATACCGCCCGGTTTCAGGTCAGCCTTGTTGACATCGAATACCACATCGCCAAGGGTCATCACCAGCCCCCGGTCCGCTTTGACGGCTTGCAGCTCGGCCATTTCCTGCTCGAGCTTGGCGGCTTTTTCCCGGGCTTCAGTGGCTTCAGCCATGGCTTTTTCCGCCGCCAGGCGCTGTTCGGTCGCTTCCATGGTCGCTTGTTCGGCGGCGGCTTTCTGGGCTTCGGCCTCCTTCAGAGCCTGCAGGGCCGCTTCTTTTTCGGCAGCTGCACGCTGCTCGGCAAGACTGGCCTCGGTGGAGCGGGCTTCTAGCAGAACCTTGTTACGTTCGGCACTCGCCTGTTCGATGGCCGCTTCGGCGATTTTCTGATTGCCGATTTCCTGGGCAATGGCCGAATGCTGTTTGGACAGGTAGGCCTGATGTTCCACCGTGGCCAGATCCGCTTTTTGCTGGAAGGATGTTTCCGCCTGGGTGAGGGCCATTTCCGCTTTTTTCAGCTCCAGTGCCGCGTTACGGATCACCGTGGGATTGGCCTGAGCTGCCTTGTAGGCGGCCCTGGCTTCCTCCAGGGCGGCATTGGTTGTAACTTTTTGCGCACATCCGGACAGGGCCATGGCCGCCAACATGATCCCGGTTATGCCGGTGGCGATTTTGTAGCTGCGGATTCGGATAGTCATGGGGTTACCTCCGGTTTTTAAGAAAAAAGGCTGTTATTGAGGAAGTTTGCGTTGAATTTCTTCACGCAGAATATCAATACTCTTTTGCAGTTCGTCCACGGCTTTCTGGGTTTTTGCCGTACCGCTTTTGGCTTCCGCCAGTTTCGCGTCGACCTCAGCCTGTTCAAGCAGGTGCTCGGCCTTGACATAGTCTTTAGCGGCGATAGCCGTCTTTGCAGCATCTACCTTGTTCTGCGATGCCTGCAGTTCCAGTGGCGCGTATTCGTAGGCGCCGGCGGCTGTCGCCTTGTCCACCGCGGCCTGGGCAAGGGCCATCTGGCTGGTTGGTGGTTGCTTGGCCGGCGCGCATGCCGCCAGAGCCGCTACGGCCATACTTACAATAATAGTTTGTTTGCAGGTGCGCACATTCATGATGTCTACCTCCATCGATTCTGGTTGACCACTGTAGTCCGGCGCAAAGGTCACCCGACCTTGCCGGGCCAGGCAAGTTGCAAAGTGCATAGGTTTTTAGAGAGTATTTCTTATTAACATTATCATGTCGTTATGCCGTTTCAAGAGCTTGGCAGGATTTCGGGGTATAATAAAAAATAACCTTCCGAACAAAAGGGTAGGGCCTGGCCTGCTGCAAGGCGAAGCCTGTCAGGAAGGTTGCGCTTCCCGCTGTCGGTCGGAGCACGGCAAACACGGCTTGGCGGATTATCGAATCTGAAAGCGGCAGACGAACCGCGGAAAGGAAGCAAACACCTTTGAAAATTGCTACCCTGAACGACGCATGGGCAGAAGTTCCTGAAGCCGCGCTTGGCGATTTTGCCGCTGCAATCGAGGGGGATGTGCTGCGGTCCGGTGATGATGAATACGAAACAGCCCGCCTGATCTGGAACGGCATGATCGATCGGCGTCCCTCCCTGATCGTGCGTTGCACGCAAAGAAACGATGTCGTCGCCGCGGTAAGGTTCGTTCGATCCCACAACCTGCGGGTTGCTGTCCGGGGTGGCGGGCATAACGTGGCCGGCAAGGCACTTTGCGACGACGGGGTGGTCATTGATCTCGGCGGCATGGCCGGGGTGAAGGTCAATTCGGGGATTCCTTCTGCTTGCGTCCAGGCCGGGGCGCGTCTGGGGGACGTCGACGCGGCAACCCGGCCTTACGGGCTGGCGGTTCCCGTCGGGGTGGTCAGTAGAACCGGGATCGCGGGGTTGACCCTGCATGGTGGCATGGGGTGGCTTTTGCGCAGAGACGGTTTGACCATCGACAACCTTATAGGCGCGGAAATTGTGACGGCGGAAGGGAAGATAATTGCCGCCAGTGCCGACGAGAATCCCGATCTGTTCTGGGCTTTGCGCGGCGGCGGAGGCAATTTCGGGATTGTGACCGCCTTTGAATACCGCCTGAGGCCCATCGCGTCGCAGGTGTGGTTTGCCACGGTGCTGTACCCTTTTTCCGAAGCAGAGCGGGCCATCGCATTCTGGCGTGACTTCATGGCCGGTGCGCCGGTGGAGCTCAGCAGTTTCTGCGTGTTGCGCAGCCGGCCCATGCGGTCGGCCGAAGGCAAAGCCGATCGCCAGCCCGTGGTGGCTTTTCTGGCCTGCTATTCCGGCCCTTTCGAACGCGGCGAAGAGGTTATCCGCCCCTTTCGGGAATGGTCGAAACCGCTGGCGGACCTGTCCGGTCCCATGGATTTTCATCTCGGGGTGCAGCGCCTTTTCGACAAGGATTATCCACCGGGGCGATGCTATTACTGGGATTCCCTGTTTTTCAAGGCCCTCGATAACGGCACCATCACCCGGATTGTCGGCCACTCCGCACGCAGCGCATCCCCCCTGTCGTCGGTGAATATCTGGGCTCTTGGCGGCGCCATGAATGGTGTTCACGCCGCCGATACCGCTTTTGGCAAACGGGATTGTCGTTTTATGGTAGCGGTGGAAGCCAACTGGGAAGGGATGGAACATGCCGATGCCAACAGAGCCTGGGTTGCCGATTTTGTCAATGCGTTGCGGCCGATGTCGCGGACCGGTGTTTA
This portion of the Syntrophotalea acetylenica genome encodes:
- a CDS encoding FAD-binding oxidoreductase: MKIATLNDAWAEVPEAALGDFAAAIEGDVLRSGDDEYETARLIWNGMIDRRPSLIVRCTQRNDVVAAVRFVRSHNLRVAVRGGGHNVAGKALCDDGVVIDLGGMAGVKVNSGIPSACVQAGARLGDVDAATRPYGLAVPVGVVSRTGIAGLTLHGGMGWLLRRDGLTIDNLIGAEIVTAEGKIIAASADENPDLFWALRGGGGNFGIVTAFEYRLRPIASQVWFATVLYPFSEAERAIAFWRDFMAGAPVELSSFCVLRSRPMRSAEGKADRQPVVAFLACYSGPFERGEEVIRPFREWSKPLADLSGPMDFHLGVQRLFDKDYPPGRCYYWDSLFFKALDNGTITRIVGHSARSASPLSSVNIWALGGAMNGVHAADTAFGKRDCRFMVAVEANWEGMEHADANRAWVADFVNALRPMSRTGVYLNFPGAAGEQDQLVKGCYDQNFARLCKIKRRYDPENIWRGSFNIKP
- a CDS encoding OmpA family protein, with the translated sequence MTIRIRSYKIATGITGIMLAAMALSGCAQKVTTNAALEEARAAYKAAQANPTVIRNAALELKKAEMALTQAETSFQQKADLATVEHQAYLSKQHSAIAQEIGNQKIAEAAIEQASAERNKVLLEARSTEASLAEQRAAAEKEAALQALKEAEAQKAAAEQATMEATEQRLAAEKAMAEATEAREKAAKLEQEMAELQAVKADRGLVMTLGDVVFDVNKADLKPGGIVTVDKLAAFLTEYPTRKVMIEGFTDSTGSAEYNQVLSERRALAVRRALIDKGIEASRIEIHGYGEDFPVATNNTTAGRQMNRRVEIIISDEEGTIPARTK
- a CDS encoding DUF4398 domain-containing protein, with the protein product MNVRTCKQTIIVSMAVAALAACAPAKQPPTSQMALAQAAVDKATAAGAYEYAPLELQASQNKVDAAKTAIAAKDYVKAEHLLEQAEVDAKLAEAKSGTAKTQKAVDELQKSIDILREEIQRKLPQ
- a CDS encoding NAD(P)H-dependent oxidoreductase; the encoded protein is MKVLVLNGCSDEKSATQDLLKGICDGIPAPHEIAWINLHGLAIQSCQKCHKCFPCGECVLPEDDAHAVARSMFSADALIIGLQASPQDIHIAVERLFERCMSAMAFKTPQGDFRPWRQGRFAILACHEACCVAVNESKSPQADSSSVAKALEIGGFNLIKVTTQAKTGQARDDFFPVEKARSLGCSLSCIMIPR
- the secG gene encoding preprotein translocase subunit SecG; amino-acid sequence: MVTLLIVLHVLVCIALIAIVLLQGGKGAEVGAAFGGGGSQTVFGARGGASFMGKLTTGAAVVFMLTSLVLAYFYKIPGVESIMPASMTTPAAVEQGGPAEAAPAASVPAQESGPSAD